In Corvus cornix cornix isolate S_Up_H32 chromosome 28, ASM73873v5, whole genome shotgun sequence, one genomic interval encodes:
- the FAM174C gene encoding protein FAM174C isoform X1: MRRLLLLLFLLVPHLGRAAAPSAGNSTEPPRAAAGNETQSGSEHESGPEHESGPRLSVGLGLPVLRRAVYVLSALSALAGLYFVLRAVRPRSEGPRNEPKTHFRLKKPQRKKYGLLSSHDENIELGSLDSDEDTLFETRNLRR, translated from the exons ATGCGGcgccttctcctcctcctcttcctcctcgtCCCGCACCtcggccgcgccgccgcccccaGCGCGGGGAACAGCACGGAGCCGCCGCGGGCGGCCGCAGGGAACGAGACGCAGTCGGGGTCGGAGCACGAGTCCGGGCCGGAGCACGAGTCCGGGCCGAGGCTGTCGGTGGGGTTGGGGCTGCCGGTGCTGAGGCGGGCAGTTTATGTGCTGAGCGCTCTCTCGGCGCTGGCTGGGCTCTACTTCGTGCTGCGGGCGGTGCG CCCCAGGTCCGAGGGCCCAAGAAACGAGCCCAAAACTCATTTCAGGTTGAAGAAGCCCCAGAGGAAGAAGTACGGGCTGCTCTCGAGCCACGATGAGAACATCGAGCTGGGGTCCCTGGACAGTGATGAGGACACCCTGTTTGAAACACGGAACCTGAGGCG atga
- the FAM174C gene encoding protein FAM174C isoform X2, which produces MRRLLLLLFLLVPHLGRAAAPSAGNSTEPPRAAAGNETQSGSEHESGPEHESGPRLSVGLGLPVLRRAVYVLSALSALAGLYFVLRAVRLKKPQRKKYGLLSSHDENIELGSLDSDEDTLFETRNLRR; this is translated from the exons ATGCGGcgccttctcctcctcctcttcctcctcgtCCCGCACCtcggccgcgccgccgcccccaGCGCGGGGAACAGCACGGAGCCGCCGCGGGCGGCCGCAGGGAACGAGACGCAGTCGGGGTCGGAGCACGAGTCCGGGCCGGAGCACGAGTCCGGGCCGAGGCTGTCGGTGGGGTTGGGGCTGCCGGTGCTGAGGCGGGCAGTTTATGTGCTGAGCGCTCTCTCGGCGCTGGCTGGGCTCTACTTCGTGCTGCGGGCGGTGCG GTTGAAGAAGCCCCAGAGGAAGAAGTACGGGCTGCTCTCGAGCCACGATGAGAACATCGAGCTGGGGTCCCTGGACAGTGATGAGGACACCCTGTTTGAAACACGGAACCTGAGGCG atga